The following DNA comes from Labrus mixtus chromosome 8, fLabMix1.1, whole genome shotgun sequence.
GTGATGGCTATGGCTAATCTGTCCTTACCCCCCTGCTCCAAATACCGGCACATCGCTGCAGAGACCATGGTTACAGAGAACAGCTTCGGCAGCAACAGGAAGGAGGTAAGACAACAGTAGTAGTAACTAAGCTATCCAGGAAGTGTGTTAGGCTGTTTTTAGTTAACAAAACtgattttgacaacctcagagcagacagagcctcTCACCCTCCCTCAGACTTTGGCATCCCACTTTGGGTCTCCACCTGGAAATATACTTACCTGTATAACATTCTTCTCAACAGACACAGAGGCTGGGTGGTTAAAGGTTGTTGGTAAATTTGTATGGAACTTCAAACCCCATTATCCCAGTGGCACAGTGAAAGGTTTGCTCTGGGTTTAATGAGGGGTCGTGGTCAAATGGCTCAGTGGTGCCCCCTAGAAAATTTGCACGCGCATGACCTATGGACATGTCGCTCTCATCTGCTGCCGAACATAATGCACTACACACTGCACCTACATTGCAGTGTTCAACTGAATTAGTATCACTCTTTCTACAGTGCCTCACCTGTTACCCTGATGAATGAggagtagggctgggaatctttgagtgtctcacgattcaattttcgattcaaaacgattctgtgAAATAAATACTGTAGACTTGTCATCCTCAGGAGATCACTTGTTATGTAATTTAATGGTTCAATGGCTGCagtctaaatgaaaaaaaaagccctaaCTCTCCGCATTCAGGCGacctaaatacatttttgttttgattacaGAGAAATCAGATTGTAGTTTAGATGTGGTCTGTGTGATGTTTTCTAgaccaataacaaatatgatcTCTGTCTATGGATCTATAATAGAAACAATGGTTGCTGCTGCTGGATTCAAGTTTTGATGCAACTTTTAATCTCAGATTGAAGTCGAGCGTAGAGTTAGTAACCTGTGAACcgttctgtcttcttcttcagacCCTTGCTTCTCTCCAGAGACTGTCGACTGCTTTGAACATCCTGGAGAAGTACGGCTGTAACTTAACGAATCCCAACAGGCCGAAATACTGGAGGACGGTGAAACACAACAACCCAGTGTTCAGGGCCACCGTCGATGCGATTCAGGTAACTAAGACCTTTTAATAAAGAGGGCAGTGATATATAGTAAATGCTGTGTGAAAAGGAATTACTCTAAGAATCACAGAAACCTAAAACAAAAGAACCAGAAGGAGATGATAGAGCCGATAGTTTTGTCGTTCATGACATTTTCATAGCATGTAGAGCCCGGCCGATTAATCTGCCAGCTGATATCATCGGCCGATATTACATATCAAGTAATATATTACTTATCTAAATCTCTCTCTACAATCAAACATCGATCTACGAAAGATATCGGCAGATATATcgatattagatttttttttatctccacaaCTTCgttatcggccccaaaaatcccatatcagtcgggccctaatATCAAGATGTGTCAGTCTACCCAAACTCTTAATTCATTAGCCTTTCATTGGTGCTAATCCCTTGTTATGAATCTCTATGGCTTGTTTTTGATTGTGTCCAAAACAGTCCGAACTATctccttttcctgtttctttcaaTTAAACTCTGAGCACATATTGCTTCCTggttgttcccccccccccgctctcaGGGAGGACGAGCAGTGCTCTGTCTCTATGGTTACTCCAATCAGCAGGCCGATGGGCTCAGCTtccctgatgatgtcacagaccCGGATGTGGGCCGAGTTGCTGCAGTGACCCTGGAAGTGATGAGTCTGAGGATCGAGCTAGAAATGCTTATTAAGGTACGCACGTGAGAGAGCTGAATaatacaaacagagcagctgtaaGGTAGAAAAGATATCTAATATGCCCCCCCTCTGCAGGGATCATAGTAGAACTATAGTAGAACTATTTTTCCTAAAGTCGACTGACAGTGGGAAGTTTTGTTGTTTCGTTTTTGCGCTCATTGTTCCACATTCTCATTAAACTACTTGTCTTCTAGACGTGGAATAAGAATTTATTCTATGATAGGATTTGATCCTCTTACTCATTAAGTCTGCATTAATGTGACCTTATAATCATAATACACATGTTAAATccagcagaaacacactgacagcaCGGTGTGTGCGGATTCAGCCGAAACGAACGTCTTTTAACTTACTGCACTAGGACTGTTCCAATCCAGCCATACGGGGGTGTTTAATGTCTAATTTGACATAGATTGAAACCATCAGTTGTGATAAAGGTAACGGTGTGTTCACTTCTTCAATGTAACAAATCTCCTGTGTTGTAACCAGGAACCTTTACAGACAAAGTGATACTCTGTTGGTGCACGTGGTTGATTTGACAACTCATCATGATTCCTTCCAATCAGCAACAGGTTGTGTTTGTAGACTGCATGTCAAAGTTGGTTTCCCTTTATCGAGGCTTTTCTCCCCTCATGCAGCAGACGCTCTGTATTATACCTCCATGAATTTGTTCTGCAGAGATTCTGAAGGAGAACTGTCTGTCGCTCTGATCATAACCTGTGATTGGCTTTGCTTACAGGAGACTCACCCACACCCTGAGTTCTACGAGAGAATCATACCTACACTCAGACATAAGGTACCGCCCCTCACACCACGAATTCACCCCTCAGCCCTgcagttttattatttattttacaaaaatgcaaaaactgtTTGATGTAGTCAACAATGACTGACTCAGCTGCACTGACACTAGGCTGCTTAATTCATAATCAAAATGACAGTTATTTTGATTGATATCACAATTATGAAACACAATtactcatttatattttttaacatctgCATCACTCGAACTTAAACACTCTtaacactttaaaggtcacatattatcctcctcttcaagcagtttgaataagtctcagagctccccaaaacatgtgtgtgaagtttcttgttctaaatccactctgatcctgtatttgatcatgtcgttaaacccctctatttcagccctgctcacaacaggctgtttctgtaccttaaaatatgtaaatgagcagaTGATGTCCAAGATCTGTGATGGGTTTTAAGAAATGTCGATCCGTAAACATCTCCTTGCTAAAAAGAAACAATTCCTGTTAAATCAGGCTCTTTaactcagctctctctctctctctctcccatcagGATGTCGGTCTGAACACTGACGCTGTGATCTTCCAGTCCTCCTCGTCTTCGGGACATTCAAAGGGTCAGACCAAGTCTCTGGCCTTCCCCCTCCACCATCACTCCTCCAGGAAGAGCAGCCACTCCCTGTCCTCCAACCACCAGAGTCTCAGGTCCATCCAggtctcctccacctcctccaacAAACACCCCGGTTAGagcatgtcatgtttgtttgtattgggACAGGTATGAAGCGAGTAAACTGATGCCAGACACTACAACATTTATAGCCTAAGCTAATTTGCAATGCCCGTCCCTAGATGGgcgtttaaaacatttaaactcagCAATAGAGACACACTGTATAAAAGAGTACCAAACAAgctcaacagtaaacagataAAACAGGACAGGatataaaaacaggaagagcaAGAGATCATACATGACCATGACACTCTTGAGTCCTCTTTAAGAACACtttcagtttgagtttaaaatgactCCAGTCTGGTTCCAGTCTGAGATATGCAGGTCAAGTGATCCACATGTTGAACCCCTGAACAGAAAAATCTGTTTGTCCAAGTGGAGATGAAAAAACGGCACCTCATAGACTCCATTAGATGCTCCATGTGTTACAGAGCCTGACTATCTAAGTGGAAACACGAGGTCACCGAGCACCTGAGGAGCCTGTTGATTTAAACCTTTATAAATTAGTTTAAGAGaagcaaatgtaatttaattatcaaaacattaaaggtcacattttatgcaaaaaataaaacatggtaAAGGGTAATGTGTGCTTAAACAgtccatttggagattttcccttcatgacatcacaaagggcagtaacccctcccccgggtgggtgacactcccacagctaggtgtttgttcttccctctgagtctgcctttccaaAGTAAGACATGGAGCAAGAACGCTGGttccacatccccttccagagagggggcgtggtcagacacagctcatttgcatttaaagctacagacacagaaacagtctgttctgagcagggctgaaatagagaggtttatagATCATATTCAGACATGTTtcggggagctctgagacttatctaaacttgttgaaaatgagcataacatgtgacctttaacatattaaactttttaaaacatgacaatGATGTGACCTTATTGGCTTTCTGTCTCAGATTTAAATTTCTCTGTTATATATCATCATCAGAGGCCTGATGGTAGTAGGTGCTGCTTGTTACCAGGAGGTTACACAATAACTGATATGGGAAAACATCATGGAATGCATGAAAGCATTTTCAGAATTTTCTGCGTGGAACCACTTTGTTGCCTGAGTTTGTATTTTTCTAAGTATCTATGAAAACAGACTGGAGACtgttaaaacagaaagacaatttTAATTGACCACACTGTGACACATCATGGCTACGTTAGGATAATCTCACATTTTAGAACAGCCGTTTTGTTTCTTATTCATTCAACTTTCTGGCTGTATTGTATATTGGGCTGCTTCTATCCTGGTGTTTATATAGTAAAACAAATATGGtaacattgttgttgttatttttgtttcagagaATTGCACTATCTGTGAAATATTCCGAATCTCCGCCCACTGCCTCACCTGTCTCCAGGGGCTCTGCTCAGAGTGTGACCGACTGTACCACTCCTACCCTGAGAGGGCCAACCACCGCCGAGTGGCTGTcacatcatcgtcatcatcttcttcctcatcttcatcatcccaAAACAGGAGCAGTCAAAGGTCAGGGTCCACAGTTTTTGCCTCATAAATGGTGCTGGTCTGAGTCTGTCATCATTATGTTGCAATACTTCCTGGGATGTGGGGAGTAATTTCAGCTCGaaggaaatatatattttttaattttatttaggGGCCTCAGAGGCGGGGGCGTTTATCCCTAAGCTGCTCAGCTTGATTAATGTATTTAGTCATGATTTGACAATAGGCAATTTACCCTGGTAAAGCAGTAATATGTAACTCTGGCACGAAGCGTTCTAAATGGGGagcatgcaggttgccatgtcacggacacggaagcttcagtgtttagccggGTCTGCATCGGTCTTAAAACCTCTCCAgtttaaaaagcatctccaatattgatcctagtttgagcacgtttcttctcgtggagcttattagaaacatgcagaggctttttaggtcgggtacaatcacttctatctgaaccagttggcttgcccgcttccatcactgcaacacctgttggtttgctgtttgcctggcaaaccgaggggcatccaaaacggccttTTGAggacctaccttctctggtccaaacaaaaacagaccattcagaacagaatctaaagttagaaggagaacatactggctgctgcattgctgtcagagaagccagcacttcaacatagcatgtttccttaatgtctgatcatatagtaaggtgaCTTTagcatttaattcagtagatatcttacatattgaaTGTTGAACACCTTGGGGTGGTGGTTGGGTTCACAAGATCCAaagtgtgcctttttttttttttattgtttgggaATATTCTTCATAACTGCATGGTTAGTAGTTGTTGTCTCAGGCCAATCCTGAATGACCTTTAATGACAGTTCAGTCAAAGTGAGAGTCAAACTGTTTGAAGtgagtctctctctgtatgCTACCTACAGTAATCTATGGACACCTGTACACACGAGTATTCATGTAACTGTCCCTCTTCTCCTGTTTTAGTTCCACCTGGCGTTGTCTTCACTGTACCAAAGTGAACTCTGTGCAGGACGTGCTGTGTGAGGAGTGTGAGCGCCCCCGCATGGACTCGATCACCTCTAAAACTGACGACTTGCTATCTGCCAACGTCACTGGTCTTCGTTCTTCTACTTTCTAGTTCTTTCCCCCCGACAATGAAAAAGCAGATAAATCCTCTGATCAATAAGATCTACCCCTAACATACCACTCTTTGctgttatgtttttaaatcttaactGTTTTTTCTGAAGTATACATTCTGATAATTCAAATAGTCGTCAGTGCTTAGGCCTGCATGTAAAAACACTACTACAGTGATGGTACTTGATGAATGAAACAGTCGCACTCTTTGACCAAACTGAGGACATGACTGTGGCTGTAGCATGAATATAACtcgagtgtgactgtgtgaatgtgttctcCTCAGAGTGGCAGTGTAAGAGCTGCACGATGGTGAACGCAACCGGCAGTGTTCTGTGCGAGGTGTGTGAGAGGCCTCGTCTGGCCACACGACCTCCAGTGACCCCGTCACACCCTCCCATCCTCCCTCCCAGACCACCAGCACCTGTACTGGGCATGCCCGGTGACCCTGACAGCCAGGTCAGTTCATGTGTTATGCCTGCCATGCTAGCAGACCATTGACTGTATGTAAGGATGTCGTCTTCACTGCCTCCTGTTGTCTAAAACTGAAGCGCAAACTTAGTGAcaatttttttgcacatttggaaccacactttgagaaaaaaagttaaaaaaatgttgagaataaaatGTACGATATAAGTGATTTGAGATGTGAAAATGAAGACTTAGTTAGGTTGGATCGTGCAGTTTGCAGACGAAGTTTGACTTTCTACAGtttgtgactctctctctctgtctctctctgtctgattaGTGGGTGTGTCAGTTCTGCACTTATCTGAACTACTCGCCTGCGACAGTGTGCGAGATGTGTGACCTCTCCCACCCAGAGCCTGCACCTCTGCCCGTGAAGCTCCGCCCTCCTTCTCCCGTTAGACGTGTCCCCgccctgtcaatcaaacacaaaggGCCCGCCTCCGAGGACCAGGACTCGTTGAGGCAAAGGctgatgaaggaggagggacTGAAGCTGATTCGACTGATCCGAGTGAGTCACTCTTAATCATCTACAATGAATCTAGACCACCATGGTGTGTGTATTCCAGTGTTTGtatcctttgtgtgtgtgtgtgtgtgtcaggatggGGAGAAGAAAGGAGTGAGTCCAGAGGAGGTGTACACGAGCGTGAAGGTAACGAGGGACAGCAGCATCCTGCCGTGCAAGTGGTTGAAGGCTGAACTTCCTCTGCTGTTGGACCACATTCGAACGTTGGCATCAGCTTCTTCTCTACAGTCTGAGAAGAGCTCAACAGAGGGCACAGTCAGTATGATTATCTCTGTCTTTTAAAGCCAGTTTAATCCTGACGAATCACACTatgggcctgatttactaaaggtgtgcgtgtgtgaaaacgTGTGTAAACTTGATACCACCTGAAACAAATGTGCTGTCTGATCTACTAACGTCGCGCAGTGAGGATTGGGTCTTTCATGAGAcacgcattgtccatttagcatgttagccttaatgaatatgcaatatggggcgtttctgcccgagtgtgcaaaatactgggaggagaaaatgcaaatacatttaGTTATACACGCATTGCGATTTACTAAGCCTGACAAAAACTGCAGCGATTGTGATGGTgactgtatttaacacctttgaaaggaacgtGCTAATCCAGGAGCCCAGTGTTacgcacaacaggctgctgttattgaagtcaggaggagacataggcacaatAAAGGAAGGCGTAAAGAATGCATTTTCCCCCACACACATGTTTGGAATGACAGATAAACGGTGTACATTttacacgcaatttagtactctttacttgggatcttagtgaatcaggccctaTATGTACCGCTGATGGTGACTGTTCAAATGTGTTTACTTGCAGCGTCATAACAATGTCCAGATTCAAAAAGACCTGAATTTGCTCCTGACAAGTTATTTGAAGAGTTGACATTTTCAGCTTAAGTCAGAAATGTTCATACAGCATTGTCCCCATCCCGATTCTCCTGACATAAAGTCTTTGCACCAGAAATGGTTAagcttgttttcttctcttgtctTTATGCACCTACTTGACAAAACGTTAATTTTAAACGTTATGCACATCAGCATTATGTTGTAGTTTATTCCTGTGTTAATCTGTTTGTCTTGGCCAAGCGACAACTTCCAGTGTTGAAAACTGATGCCAATGagaaagtgcaaaaacctgcaggctgtcgagtgtccgcttaaagctggctgcaaaagcatCAGAAGTCTCATACacatatgattttaaaaaataccgGTTTTACAGcggaaatgaaaatgtttactgcatggttaaaaaaaagagaacattttactATATTACTATGTTAAGCTTTAAATCTATAATGGAGACAGAAGggttgcttttttaaaaataagggTTCCAGTGTTTGATAAATTCAGCTCGTTTTACTTTTGAGATCTTTAAATGCAGTATTTCTCttatctgtttgtgttcactgactTTCCTCTAAAACAGAGCAGGTCGTGTGATGCGCCTGCCGAGACTGAtgggaaagaaacagaaagcGGGGTCCAGCTGTCCAGAGCAGAAGCAAAGCAGGCCTGGCTGACAGCAGGGGGCGACACTGAGCGAGCTGCCAAACAGGCTCTGAGAGACCGACTGGCAAAGGTGATTTTAATTCACTAACTGTTTACAGATGAGCCGTTGGTTTTCCTTTCATAACAGAGATGACATCATTAGCCTCCTCTCTCAGGTGAAGGAGCTGTGTGCACTCGGATTCAGCGACGAGAATCACTGTCATGACGTTTTGAGGCAGAGTGGTGGGGAGGTCAGAGGGGCCTTGGTCCTgctgcagcgccccctgctggaacCTTTTCATAAGCGTGTTTGGAGCGACAAACCTGAGCAACCTGTGGATATCCATCACCCAGACAAACAGGTGAGAGCAGCCATATTCGCCAGTCAGCCAGTCAGTGGAGATCAGTCCTCAGGTGTTATCAGAGAAATGAGAACTTTATTAActgacatcataaaaaacatttgttttcactatTGTTCCTGATGAAGTATGTTATTCTCTGTAGAACCATGTACTTGAGTGTACATGAAGTAATtcagggaggaaaagaaaggacTTGATTCACAAAAAGATTGCACCGCTTTGCACGGTTTAAACCTgtgaaaatgagacaaaaagacagtttatttctaaaaacatacacaaagggttaaatgctcccATAATTGTGCCGCAGAGCTAACAGCATGTCTGTGCTCTGGTGCTGTTTGTGCATATTTGTGCAAATGAACCATAATACATATATTGAGGCTCACAAGCAAATAAGCCTTGTTGCAAAAAACGTCTAATTCACAACAGCGGCGCAAACAGCCACGTGCAGCTGATCACCTACATGTGGACAGAGCTgctccacattcagacacaaaacaagagcaaactgcacaGAGCAGAACATCTTTACAAGTCTGTTTGTGCTTGAATACCCTCAGTGCCATATGCTTTGTGGATTGGACCTTGAGACGGAGCAGATAGTGGGAGAAAATCACGAGGCTGTTAGCGGCTGCAATCCATTCCTGAGTTTGCTAAGCTGTACCTGGACtctttataaaacatgaatctCATCCTTATGGACTTAGTTTTGCAGGACATTGTGGTGCACACTGCGGGTGAAACTGTTTCGTGTTCACCCAGGAGTCAGCTGTGACCCCACTCAAACCAGTTTGACCCATTACTTCAACTCAAACCATGATCCTTTCTGAAACATAACTGTAGTTTGGTATCCAATCTTAAAGGTTCAATACATAAagatttactgaattaaatcatgcatgaccttactatatcatcagacctTAAAGAatcatgttatgttgaagtgctggcttctctgacaacaatgcagcagccagtatgttctccttccaagtttagattctgctcctgaatgctctggatttgtttggaccagagaaggtaggcggttttaaggcacccccacacggccgttttgcaCGCCCCTCAGTTTACCAGGTAAAcgacaaaccaacaggtgttgcagcgattaAAAGGGGCAATCGAACTGGTGCAGAAATTACTGATTACTACCAGACCTAACCAGACCAGACCATGGTTCAGGATCAAATAATGAAGGTATAGGacaatcaaaatgtaaatgtactcTCGCACCATTTGGTTGCATTTATATTCCAGTATAACACAATCACAGTCATGTGTATATGAGGTCATCCAGCTGGTCACTGAGGTGGCTCGGTATCTACTGCATTGCCTTGCAGTAACCAAAAACCGTGTGTTTGTGgttctttattttctgcaaCCCCTAGTGGCCAAGAAAACCCCTGAAGGCTTTAAACAGGACACATGATGAGTTTAAGTAAACCATATCTGTAAGGACATGTCAAGTATTTCTCTTCTTATCCTTTGATATATTTCCTTTCTGTTTTCCCAGCGCATCTGTCGAAGATTGCTAGCAGTGTACGATCTTCCCAGTTGGGGTCGCTGTGAGCTGGCCCTGTCGCTGCTGCTGGAGCACAGCGCCCCCTATTCTTTGGAGGACGTAGTGACAGCTGTGCGAGAGTCCCATGACAGGGAGTTCATCAAGAGAGTTTTGGCTAAAGAGTGtcccatctgtctctctgtcttccccCACAGCAAGGTAACGAGTCGGTTACGCTTTGGGTTTTAAAGGGTTTCAAACGTTCTGTATCTTCAGtcgatttcttcttcttcttctctctcagaTGCAGTCTCTGACGTCGTGTCAGTGCTCGGTGTGCTGTGGATGTTTCCAGCAGCACTTCACCATTGCtgtcagagacaaacacatcAGAGACATGGTGTGTCCAGTCTGCTGGGAGCCCGACATCAATGACCCTGAACACCTCAACAGCTACTTCTCCACCCTGGACATCCAGGTGAGGGAGGCGGGAAGCATCTATAAATACAACAGTTCAAGAATGGAATATAGGTCTAATCTCATTTCCAACCTTAATCAGACCCTTGCTGTCTGCCACAGGTCTAGTTTAAAACACAGGCTGTCTGGCTCTAaatgaggaggtggagggggtaCTTTGTTGAGCCCGACCTATTAATGGGCCAGCGGATAATATCAGCCAATATTAGCATATCTAGTGACTATTGGTATCCTCTTATTTTATTGGCAATATGGGCTgattactagatttatttaccagtaaAAGAAACCTTACATTTgatttcattgtattaaactagcagttttctttgaccagcagagggcgctatatggataaCAACACACAtgatcactctccagagtgtcaagcggagatgcacgtacatgcactgtcgctttccagttgagtgaccatcttgtctttgttatatatcttttccacaagtgtttgataactgcatttgagggatcatgtatatatctatctatctatctctacagatcaaacatagatctaagaaagatatcggcacatatatcggtatcagatttttttctccccaatatcgatatcggccctaaaaaaacatatcagtcgggccctagtACTTTGTTTAACCAAGCACTTCTTATAAGTgcttataatatatattttaggcATTCTAATAACCGTTTAATCTAAAAGAAACTACAATTCTCACATGAAAGCCTAAATTGGGGAAACATATAATGtatcctgttaaaaaaaaaatgacattcaaTACAACATAAAAGCTCCTGTGTTGTTCAcggggtaaaaaaaagaatgtgtctGGAGATCCTCACATGGCGAGTTTTGAGCATCAATCACTAGCTGTTTTCATAGCAGACCCCCTCTGCAATCTTCTCAAGTCGCTTGACTAAATCGACTAAACTTGGTTGAGGGGGGACATGCagggttgggggggtggggtggtcTCAGGgggcaagacatgatgtaaaaaagaacGATGCAGAAGTGGACGGAGCAACAGTGTTGGCTTTACGGTGCTGTAATGATGAGTAGCTTTGCCTTTATGTCAATGTTGTGTGTAGTTCAACACATtccagaaaaagcagagaagaacatactggtggGCTCAAAATGGAGATCCCACCGATCATGTGCAGACCGTCTATGGTCGTGTGCTTGTCAcgggatataaacgtcactaccccctctctctcttgctcatGGTAAATCTTCCTGAATATgttctgctgcgttctcacatcaggacataaacaaaaaagagacaTGTAATCATAAAGCCATGTGCTGCTCTGTAACTCTCAGGTCAGTCAGTGACgtttataacaataataataataatgataactttatttgtatagcacttttaaaaacaagggcTTACATAGTGCTTTGAAACCATAGTCTGTAAATTTGAGACGTGCAAAGCATGAAATTTACTTGAGTCTGGGGTCTGTTTGCAGAGACAAATGGTGACATTCTCCCTGCAGGTTTGACGTGCATTCAGAGATTACTGCATCATATTTAATTTCCAGACAAAATGTTTGGTAAGGACATTACAGTGGAATCTGGTTATTGGTAAGGACCTAACTCCCCTACCCAGTTCTAAAAAACATGGCTTTTTGCAGAAacgtctctcttcttctcctgtcagttttttttccctctgcagtTCTGACATCACCTTACAACTGATTATAAAACAGCCACATGCAGTAATTACAGTGAGAAATGAGAGGGCCACATTTCTTTTACCTGAACTGATTTCCCAAACTGACCTGTAACCCTTTTTCTGaagttcatgttttcatgatgaCTCCCGTTTGCCCATAAAACAACCCATGAACCGTAGAAACATTTCTACACTGACTGTGTTCTTCCTAACTTTCAGGCATTGatttctctgttctgtttttgtattttgtgcttCAGCTGCGAGAGTGTCTGGAGTCAGAAGTGTATGAGCTGTTCCATAAGAAGCTGACGGAGCAGGCCCTCATCAAGGACCCAAAGTTCCTCTGGTGCTGTCACGTAAGTACAGATTACTATTTCACAACACTGTGGGAGCTTCAGTGTCCTAAAGAGCCGAGCTCTGACAGTTTGGTCTTTACCCATGGTTGAGGTATTGAGTGTAGAGGAGACCACAGGCAGAGGAGTCCTAAGGCTTAGGTCACTTTCACATAACAAATCCAGAGGACTCTGTGCGATTCAGGGGTGAAGTTGTAACATTGCTGCTTTTTCCATTTAGTCCAGCTTGGT
Coding sequences within:
- the LOC132978687 gene encoding E3 ubiquitin-protein ligase RNF31-like isoform X3, producing MPSLSEDLQEVRSRAEVCLYSGGRVVEVRAGVMAMANLSLPPCSKYRHIAAETMVTENSFGSNRKEDVGLNTDAVIFQSSSSSGHSKGQTKSLAFPLHHHSSRKSSHSLSSNHQSLRSIQVSSTSSNKHPENCTICEIFRISAHCLTCLQGLCSECDRLYHSYPERANHRRVAVTSSSSSSSSSSSSQNRSSQSSTWRCLHCTKVNSVQDVLCEECERPRMDSITSKTDDLLSANVTEWQCKSCTMVNATGSVLCEVCERPRLATRPPVTPSHPPILPPRPPAPVLGMPGDPDSQWVCQFCTYLNYSPATVCEMCDLSHPEPAPLPVKLRPPSPVRRVPALSIKHKGPASEDQDSLRQRLMKEEGLKLIRLIRDGEKKGVSPEEVYTSVKVTRDSSILPCKWLKAELPLLLDHIRTLASASSLQSEKSSTEGTSRSCDAPAETDGKETESGVQLSRAEAKQAWLTAGGDTERAAKQALRDRLAKVKELCALGFSDENHCHDVLRQSGGEVRGALVLLQRPLLEPFHKRVWSDKPEQPVDIHHPDKQRICRRLLAVYDLPSWGRCELALSLLLEHSAPYSLEDVVTAVRESHDREFIKRVLAKECPICLSVFPHSKMQSLTSCQCSVCCGCFQQHFTIAVRDKHIRDMVCPVCWEPDINDPEHLNSYFSTLDIQLRECLESEVYELFHKKLTEQALIKDPKFLWCCHCSYGFIYDGDQLKVTCFQCRNSFCAQCKKPWESQHAGLSCEQYQSWKRENDPEYQRQGLAGYLRDNGITCPNCRFQYALSKGGCMHFCCSQCRYQFCSGCNNPFHTTCAVDECSVSGLHAHHPRDCLFYLRDWEPSRLQALLQNNGVTFNTEPSPGTQTGQCGVIEQKDEGGQQPDSACGAQTQPGHAGLCEKHYREYLVSLINSHSIDPAPLYSSNELLLACKRYKVDDSRRDGEDSFTYFSRLLEKLMDEVTLGDKVPRKK